In Pocillopora verrucosa isolate sample1 chromosome 13, ASM3666991v2, whole genome shotgun sequence, one genomic interval encodes:
- the LOC136277701 gene encoding putative uncharacterized protein DDB_G0274435, which translates to MEWTQECDLLLLQEIVVSQPYKFKPSTRDRGQVWEGITARLNATELFHDRLRNKRAVRDRYQLLSKKFKNKMAEEERASGISPEMTETDKLLEQIVEQFEESERDAGEQSEKNDQNKENERKKAEEMRNRSMEKLGETQKRKATAEDGQQTTPRKRSSGSETLVYLREKVEREFELRQEELEVKKKEQSAQLQMFQYMQQQLQQQQQQQQQQMQVQIQQQQLQNQMLLALIEKITK; encoded by the coding sequence ATGGAGTGGACACAGGAGTGTGACCTGCTTCTTTTACAAGAAATTGTGGTGTCACAGCCTTACAAATTCAAACCATCAACAAGAGATAGAGGGCAAGTGTGGGAGGGCATTACGGCAAGGCTAAATGCCACAGAATTATTCCATGATCGGCTCCGTAACAAGAGAGCAGTCAGGGACAGGTATCAATTACTttcaaagaaattcaagaaCAAAATGGCTGAGGAAGAACGAGCAAGTGGGATATCCCCTGAGATGACAGAAACAGACAAGTTGCTGGAACAGATAGTGGAACAGTTTGAGGAAAGTGAAAGAGACGCCGGAGAACAGTCAGAGAAGAATGACCAAAATAAGgagaatgaaaggaaaaaggcaGAAGAGATGAGAAACAGGTCGATGGAGAAGCTGGGGGAGACtcagaaaagaaaggcaacagcTGAGGATGGGCAACAAACAACACCGAGAAAGAGATCATCAGGATCAGAAACCCTCGTGTATTTGAGGGAAAAGGTAGAACGGGAGTTTGAGCTAAGACAAGAGGAAttagaagtaaaaaagaaagaacaatcTGCACAACTTCAGATGTTCCAGTATATGCAACAGCAACtgcagcaacagcaacaacaacaacaacagcaaatgcAAGTTCAAATTCAGCAGCAGCAACTGCAAAATCAAATGCTCTTGGCACTTATTGAGAAAATCACCAAGTAA
- the LOC131776790 gene encoding tripartite motif-containing protein 2-like: MMEPLVENLKKQVTCSICLDTYTDPKIISCFHTFCCKCLEEHARQNQRQGKFRCPECQAEINLPEGNRFDCLPTSFLHNSLLGLLEREDREALLKPPFCSQHKNERLRYFCSSCEACICPVCLAKNHQCHEFDDIEKAAKEDTKFIMLDVQTIKEKANLLQEEIRKFEKTSEDVETIIAIAKQQVSEAAEHVITKTLQQKKQLLESLEMTRRKRIEKINSAKQELESLVKQIHRAAEFAENLVQRSRDWDIIKTKTTLKQKFQELRGVEISRHHPTTFVKFTAASQQHLKLGFIQLTEKPAKAATSTVEGLHQTFQAGVEAEFTLCPKTAEGEICNQADLNDQVELLIKPTKDVTNVSVEEKGEGNLRLKFTPEVPGAYDVEVKINGENLSTSPFTIPVEEHQLVVVGELDLKFNQGQGFKGPIGIAINKQGDIAVADYDGHCVFVFNKEGKCLKQFGEKGKHPGQFTNPVDVTFLNDKEILIADQFNNRIQHINIQTEVVVKTFGKKGEGKGHFKVPLSICLDDTERIVVTEYHNNRVHVMSKEGEALFTVGDSGPEKLSTPYSCIPYKKIFLVTERDNHVIKAFDASNTFLYKFGEKGNQDGQFNSPRGMCLDGSKNLLVCDPDNNRVQRFSLEGHFRGKTTDPLQSPLHIVTAPDGRILVTSFKAKKIYILK; this comes from the coding sequence ATGATGGAACCTCTCGTGGAAAACCTCAAGAAACAAGTCACATGTTCAATTTGTCTCGATACTTACACAGACCCAAAAATAATTTCGTGCTTCCATACTTTTTGCTGCAAGTGTTTGGAGGAACATGCCAGACAAAACCAAAGACAAGGCAAATTcagatgccccgagtgtcaggcggAAATCAATCTACCAGAAGGTAATCGCTTCGACTGTTTGCCAACCAGCTTTCTCCATAATAGTTTGTTAGGTCTCCTTGAAAGGGAAGATCGTGAGGCCTTGCTGAAGCCGCCATTTTGCTCGCAACACAAGAACGAAAGACTGCGATATTTCTGCTCTTCCTGCGAAGCGTGTATTTGTCCTGTTTGCTTAGCCAAAAACCACCAATGCCATGAGTTCGACGATATTGAAAAGGCAGCGAAGGAGGATACGAAATTCATCATGTTGGACGTCCAGACCATCAAGGAAAAGGCAAACTTGTTACAAGAAGAGataagaaaatttgagaaaacCTCTGAGGATGTGGAAACGATTATCGCAATCGCTAAGCAACAAGTGTCTGAGGCAGCTGAACACGTGATCACAAAGACgctacagcaaaaaaaacagCTCTTAGAGTCCTTAGAAATGACGCGTAGaaagagaatagagaaaattaactCGGCTAAACAAGAACTGGAATCGCTGGTAAAACAAATACACCGAGCGGCTGAGTTTGCGGAAAATCTCGTGCAGAGAAGCCGAGACTGGGATATTATAAAGACCAAGACAACTTTGAAGCAGAAATTTCAAGAGCTTCGTGGAGTTGAGATTTCAAGGCATCATCCAAcaacatttgtcaaatttaccgCGGCATCGCAACAACACTTGAAACTGGGTTTTATTCAACTCACCGAAAAACCAGCAAAAGCAGCTACATCAACTGTAGAAGGACTGCATCAAACTTTCCAGGCTGGTGTAGAAGCAGAGTTTACGTTATGTCCAAAAACAGCAGAAGGAGAGATTTGTAACCAGGCCGATCTTAACGATCAAGTTGAATTGCTGATAAAACCCACCAAAGATGTCACAAACGTGAGCGTTGAAGAAAAAGGGGAAGGCAATCTTAGGCTGAAGTTTACACCTGAAGTGCCTGGCGCCTACGACGTTGAAGTGAAGATTAATGGCGAAAATCTTTCGACCTCTCCGTTCACTATACCAGTGGAAGAACATCAACTTGTTGTAGTCGGTGAATTAGACTTGAAGTTCAACCAAGGGCAAGGGTTCAAGGGACCAATTGGAATCGCCATAAATAAGCAAGGCGACATAGCTGTTGCAGATTATGATGGACACTGTgtttttgtattcaataaaGAAGGGAAATGTTTGAAACAATTTggagagaaaggaaaacatcCTGGACAATTCACAAATCCAGTTGATGTAACATTTTTAAACGACAAAGAAATTCTTATTGCAGATCAATTCAATAATAGAATACAGCACATAAATATCCAGACAGAAGTTGTTGTAAaaacctttggaaaaaaaggtgagGGAAAAGGACACTTTAAAGTCCCACTTAGTATTTGCCTTGACGATACAGAACGTATTGTTGTCACTGAATACCATAACAATAGAGTTCACGTAATGTCAAAAGAGGGCGAAGCTCTATTCACAGTAGGAGACAGTGGTCCAGAGAAACTCAGCACACCATACAGCTGCATtccttacaaaaaaattttcctggTAACTGAAAGAGACAATCATGTCATAAAAGCATTTGATGCGTCAAACACTTTCCTGTACAAGTTTGGCGAAAAAGGGAATCAAGACGGACAGTTCAACTCACCCCGTGGCATGTGTTTAGACGGCTCCAAAAACCTTCTTGTTTGTGACCCAGACAATAACAGAGTTCAGCGATTCTCTTTGGAAGGTCACTTTAGAGGCAAAACTACCGATCCTTTACAAAGTCCACTGCACATTGTAACAGCGCCAGATGGACGTATACTAGTCACAAGCTTTAAAGCTAAGAAAATATACATATTGAAGTGA
- the LOC131776789 gene encoding tripartite motif-containing protein 2-like: MEPLVENLKKQVTCSICLDTYTDPKIISCFHTFCCKCLEEHATKTHRQGKFRCPECQAEINLPEGNRFDRLPTSFHQNSLVGLLETEDREALLRPPFCSQHKNERLRYFCSSCEACICPVCFAEDHRGHEFEVIEKAVQKDRKYIMSNVDTIKEKANLFREEIGKLEKTSEDVEMIIAIAKQDVSEAAQQVITKTRQQEKQLLESLEMTRRKRIEQINSAKQELESLVKQIHQEAEFAENLVQRSPGWDIIKTRTTLKHKFQELRGVEISRHHTTTFVKFTVASQQDLKLGFIQLTEKPAKAATSTVEGLDQTFQAGVEAEFTLCLKTAEGEICNQADLKEQVELLIKPTKDVTNESVEEKGDGNLKLKFTPVVPGPYSVEVKINGEKLSTSPFTLAVKQRQLVVVGELDLKFNKGQVFKGPTGIAVNRQGDIAVVDNRGHCVFVFNKDGNCLKQIGKEGADPGQFKYPAGVLFLNNNEILIADKSNNRIQHINIQTGTVLKTFGKKGEGKGHFNTPLSICLDDTERIVVSEFSNNRVQVMSKEGEALFTIGDSGPENLSTPSSCIPYKNIFLVTERDNHVIKAFDSSNTFLYKFGEKGNQDGQFNTPCGMCLDGSNNLLVCDYFNDRVQQFSLDGRFKGKTTVPLQGPLQIITAPDGRILVTSRKAKKIYILK; the protein is encoded by the coding sequence ATGGAACCACTCGTGGAAAACCTCAAGAAACAAGTCACATGTTCAATTTGTCTCGATACTTACACAGACCCCAAAATAATTTCGTGCTTCCACACTTTTTGCTGTAAGTGTTTGGAGGAACATGCGACAAAAACCCACAGACAAGGAAAATTcagatgccccgagtgtcaggcggAAATCAATCTACCAGAAGGTAATCGCTTCGACCGTTTACCCACCAGCTTTCACCAAAATAGTTTAGTAGGTCTTCTTGAAACGGAAGATCGCGAGGCCTTGCTGAGGCCGCCATTTTGCTCGCAACACAAGAACGAAAGACTACGATATTTCTGCTCTTCTTGTGAAGCGTGTATTTGTCCTGTTTGCTTCGCCGAAGATCACCGAGGCCATGAGTTCGAAGTTATTGAAAAGGCAGTGCAGAAGGATAGGAAATACATCATGTCGAACGTCGACACCATCAAGGAAAAGGCAAACTTGTTTCGAGAAGAGATAGGAAAACTTGAGAAAACCTCTGAGGATGTGGAAATGATTATCGCAATCGCTAAACAAGACGTGTCTGAGGCAGCTCAACAAGTGATCACAAAAACGCGACAGCAAGAAAAACAGCTCTTAGAGTCCTTAGAAATGACGCGTAGAAAGAGAATAGAGCAAATTAACTCGGCTAAACAAGAACTGGAATCGCTGGTAAAACAAATACACCAAGAGGCTGAGTTTGCGGAAAATCTCGTGCAGAGAAGCCCAGGCTGGGATATTATAAAGACCAGGACAACTTTGAAGCACAAATTTCAAGAGCTTCGTGGAGTTGAGATTTCAAGGCATCATACAAcaacatttgtcaaatttaccgTGGCATCCCAACAAGACTTGAAACTGGGTTTCATTCAACTCACCGAGAAACCGGCAAAAGCAGCTACATCAACTGTAGAAGGACTGGATCAAACTTTCCAGGCTGGTGTAGAAGCAGAGTTTACGTTATGCCTAAAAACAGCAGAGGGAGAGATTTGTAACCAGGCCGATCTTAAAGAGCAAGTTGAATTGCTGATAAAACCCACCAAAGATGTTACAAACGAAAGCGTTGAAGAAAAAGGAGACGGCAATCTTAAGCTGAAATTTACACCTGTAGTGCCTGGCCCCTACAGCGTTGAGGTGAAGATTAATGGCGAAAAGCTTTCCACCTCTCCGTTCACGTTGGCAGTGAAACAACGTCAACTTGTCGTGGTCGGTGAATTGGACTTGAAGTTCAACAAAGGGCAGGTGTTCAAGGGACCCACTGGAATCGCTGTAAACAGGCAAGGTGACATAGCTGTTGTAGATAATCGTGGACACTGTgtttttgtattcaataaaGATGGGAACTGtttaaaacaaattggaaaagaaGGAGCAGATCCTGGACAATTCAAATATCCAGCTGGagtgttatttttaaacaacaacGAAATTCTTATTGCAGATAAATCAAATAATAGAATTCAACATATAAATATCCAGACAGGAACTGTTTTGAaaacctttggaaaaaaaggtgagGGAAAAGGACACTTTAATACTCCACTTAGTATTTGCCTTGACGATACAGAACGTATTGTTGTCAGTGAATTCTCTAACAATAGAGTTCAAGTAATGTCAAAAGAGGGCGAAGCTCTATTCACAATAGGAGACAGCGGTCCAGAGAATCTCAGCACACCAAGCAGCTGCATtccttacaaaaacattttcctggtAACTGAAAGAGACAATCACGTCATAAAAGCATTCGATTCGTCAAACACTTTCCTGTACAAGTTTGGCGAAAAAGGCAATCAAGACGGACAGTTCAACACACCCTGTGGCATGTGTTTAGACGGCTCCAATAACCTTCTTGTTTGTGACTATTTCAATGACAGAGTTCAGCAATTTTCTTTAGACGGCCGCTTTAAAGGCAAAACTACCGTTCCTTTACAAGGTCCACTTCAAATTATAACGGCGCCAGATGGGCGTATACTAGTCACAAGCCGTAAAGCTAAGAAAATATACATACTGAAGTGA
- the LOC131776793 gene encoding molybdenum cofactor biosynthesis protein 1-like, which produces MKDDNVQDIISSRQRKYFKEQEIRPLSDFLIDKFGRHHTYLRISLTEKCNLRCQYCMPEEGVELSPNSELLTTEEIVSLAKLFVREGVNKIRLTGGEPLVRKDIVELCEELGRIEGLETLAMTTNGITLARKLPQLKKAGLNLLNISLDTLVPQKFEFITRRKGWHKVMESVDSALELGYDPVKVNCVVMRGLNEDEVCNFVEMTQNKVIDVRFIEYMPFDGNKWNFKKFVPFSEMLESISQRWPNVEKVSDHPNDTSKAYKVPGFAGQFGFITSMSEHFCGSCNRLRITADGNLKVCLFGNSEVSLRDSLRAGTSEEELLEIIGAAVGRKKKQHAGMFNIAKQKNRPMILIGG; this is translated from the exons ATGAAAGATGACAATGTTCAGGAC ATCATTTCCtcaagacaaagaaaatatttcaaagagcaAGAAATTAGACCTCTTTCAGACTTTTTAATTGACAAGTTTGGAAGACATCACACATATCTTAGAATTTCACTAACAGAAAAATGCAATCTAAGAT GTCAATACTGTATGCCAGAGGAAGGTGTGGAACTGTCTCCAAACTCAGAACTTTTAACAACAGAAGAAATTGTATCTTtagcaaaattatttgtcaGGGAAGGAGTCAACAAAATCAGACTTACTGGTGGTGAACCTTTGGTGCGCAAGGATATTGTTGAACTTTGTG AGGAACTTGGAAGAATAGAGGGCCTTGAAACTTTAGCAATGACAACAAATGGCATTACACTTGCAAGAAAGCTACCACAACTAAAAAAAGCTGGACTTAACTTACTAAACATCAGCCTTGATACCTTAGTGCCACAGAAATTTGAGTTTATTACGAGAAGAAAAG GCTGGCACAAGGTTATGGAATCTGTTGACTCTGCTTTAGAGCTTGGCTATGACCCAGTTAAG GTGAATTGTGTGGTAATGAGAGGATTGAATGAAGATGAAGTCTGTAACTTTGTGGAAATGACACAGAATAAG GTTATAGATGTGAGGTTCATAGAATACATGCCATTTGATG GTAACAAGTGGAACTTCAAGAAGTTTGTTCCATTCAGTGAGATGTTGGAGAGCATATCTCAGAGATGGCCAAATGTTGAGAAGGTGTCAGACCATCCTAATGATACCTCAAAG GCATACAAGGTTCCTGGTTTCGCTGGTCAGTTTGGGTTTATCACCTCTATGAGTGAGCATTTTTGCGGAAGCTGTAACAGGCTGAGAATCACAGCAGATGGGAATTTAAAG gtttgtttgtttggtaacTCTGAAGTATCTTTACGAGATTCTCTGCGAGCAGGAACCAGTGAAGAGGAGCTTTTAGAGATCATCGGTGCTGCAGTtgggaggaaaaagaaacaacatgcAG GAATGTTCAACATCGCTAAACAAAAGAATCGCCCAATGATTCTCATTGGTGGGTGA